The Apium graveolens cultivar Ventura unplaced genomic scaffold, ASM990537v1 ctg3685, whole genome shotgun sequence genome segment TACAATGAACTTCCTCTGTCCTGATGCTACAGGAAATGGTCCAAGTATGTCCATTCCTCACATTGCAAAAGGGATGGGTGTGCTGATCGACGTAAGCCTCTCTGGGGGCTGTCGTACTATTGGTGTGTGCCTCTGGCATCTGTCACATTTTTCACATAAGCCTTTGCATCGGCTAACATAGTTGGCCAGTAGAACCCGAACCGAGTTATCTTGTGAGTGAGGGCCCTGCCCCTCAAGTGCTGTCCACAAATCCCTTCATGGGCTTCTTTTAGTGCATCCTCTGCTTCAAGAGGTCTTAAGCATTTTAAGTACGGAATAATAAAGGACCTTTTGTAAAGAAGGCCTTCAATCAGTGAGTATCTCAATGTTGTAACCGACAACTTACGAGCCTCCTGGGCATCGTCGGGGAGCCACCCAGTTTCCAAGTGAGTTTTGATCGGGTCTATCCAACATCTAGCCACACCGACCGGTGCTATCAGATTTATGACATGAATAGTAGGGGTCTTCAAGACCTGGAAGTAAATACTCCTCGGATAATTATCTATCTCGGACGAGGCGAACTGAGATAAGGCATCCGCCgtagtgttctcctctctcgGAACATGTTGTGCATaccattcatcgaactgagtcagtATTCCCTTTACGACTCTCAAGTACTTGGCCATTGTATCATCTTTGGCCTCAAACTCCCCATTAACTTGAGCAACTATGAGtctcgagtctccacagaccttcaggTTTTTGGCCCTCACGGCTCTAGCCAAGCCCAAGCCAGCTATCaatgcttcatattctgcttcattgtttgtaGTCAGAAAATCTAACTTCAGAGCATACTCAATCATAAACCCCTCAGGGCTTTGCAACATTAGGCCTGCACCACTAGATTTTTTTTGGACgctccgtcaaaatggagaacccaatattctttcagAGTTGCTTCTTCATCCTTCTCCCCTTCTCCCGGGGTTACTATCtcttgccccccg includes the following:
- the LOC141701294 gene encoding uncharacterized protein LOC141701294, with protein sequence MLQSPEGFMIEYALKLDFLTTNNEAEYEALIAGLGLARAVRAKNLKVCGDSRLIVAQVNGEFEAKDDTMAKYLRVVKGILTQFDEWYAQHVPREENTTADALSQFASSEIDNYPRSIYFQVLKTPTIHVINLIAPVGVARCWIDPIKTHLETGWLPDDAQEARKLSVTTLRYSLIEGLLYKRSFIIPYLKCLRPLEAEDALKEAHEGICGQHLRGRALTHKITRFGFYWPTMLADAKAYVKNVTDARGTHQ